The Rosa rugosa chromosome 1, drRosRugo1.1, whole genome shotgun sequence genomic sequence GTTTAGGGTGTCTTTCTTACCTATTCTCTCGTTTCTTCCTCTTGATTCCCTTCCTCTAATCCTTTTGTTTCTGCCCCTCCCTCCCAAAACACCGCCCAATTTACCAAACTCATCGAAACAAACTACCTGGTCTGGCTCCGTCAGATCAAACCCTACCTTCATGGTGCCAAGCTTTGGGGTTATGTAGATGGGTCCATTCCTGAACCCTCTCTCACCAGTCACCACCACAACCACTGCTAGTGAAGGCAGACCCGCCACCACCATCCCCAACCCCAAGCATGAAAAATGGTTCACCACTAACCAGCAAATTGTCAGTATCCTCACCATTTCACTGACTGAAAATGTGGCTTGTCTTACCATCAGATTCGATACATCTAAGGGGATCTGGGACTGCCTCGCCTGCCACTTCTCTCAACGTTCCTTTGCCAAAGTCACAAGCCTCAAGCTCCAACTCTTTGATCATCAAAAGGGTTCGCAGTCCGTCAATGAATATCTTCAGCAGGTCAAATCCATTGCTGATTCACTGGCCTCAATCAACCAACCTGTATCTGATGTCGACTTGGTAGTTGCCACACTTCATGGTCTTGGGTCGGATTACTTGATGCTCCGTACTACTCTTGCATAATCTCAGCTGATTTCTCCGACCTCCGTGCTCGAATTCTTGCCTTTGAAGCACAACAGACCCGCTCCTTCGATCCAGCCTCAGCTACAGCCTTGTTTAATCATGGTCTAACCCAGGAACCACAGTCTCGTGCTTCTAATCTCTCATTGAAAATCATCGGCCTCATCAATTTGGTAGTCAGAGCAACCATTGATATTGCCGTGGGGGTACGTAGCAGCAAGTCgtgatgcagactgggcataaCACGTTTTCCCAAAACGCACAGGCTGGGCAGGTTGTGTTGTCTCCTTTTCCTCCAGCGAATTGGGCTTCTCGCTCACCTTGGGCCACTGGGCTTCTTGGTCCAGGCCCACAATGGTGTCCCAATTGTCAAACAAATAAACATGGTCTCACTCATTGCCCTCACTGTTTCTCTGGCCCAACTACAGCAACTCCATTTGCCGGAGCCCATTCCCTTGGTGACCCAAATTGGTATCCCAATACGAGTGCTGCTCATCATATGACAGCCATGCCACTTAACAACTCTCAGTCTTATGGTGGCCTCCACAATGTTTATATGGGTAATGGCGATTCAATGCCAGTTTCCCATACTGGTAACCTTCCTTTCTCATTGGGCAACTCTCACTTCTTCTTAGAAAATGTCTTACGTATTCCATCCATTCGTAAAAATCTTCTGTCTGTAGCTCGTttcactaaagaaaatattgtCTACTAACTTTTATCAAATTCGTTGCTTACGTACTGGTTGTCTATTGTTTCAGGGCCCTTCTAAAGATGGCCTCTATCCGCTCACTTTGTCGTCCGTCTCCACCGCTCCTCATGCCCTAGCCACTATTCATTCCTCTCTCTGGCGTAATCGTCTGGGTCACCCTTCGTCtacagttttagctcatttaaaGCCCACTATTGGGTCTCCATCTACTTTTCGTAATTTTTCTCGTGATTGTGCGCTTAGCAAATCACATCAATTGCCTTTCCCTTCCAATAATGTATCTGCTACATCTCCTTTTCATATTATTCACAGTGATGTTTGGATGTCCCCTATTGTGTCAGTTAGTGGTTCAAATACTATGTTTTTTTTCACAGATGAATTCTCACGTTATAATTGGATTTACCCAATGCATTGCAAAAATGAGGTCCTTACACACTTCCAAACTTTGGTTACCATGATTCGTAATATGTTTAATGGTTTCGTAAAATTTCTTCAAAGTGACAATGGCACTGAATATGTAAATCATGCTTTTTCTCATTTTTGTCAATCTTTGGGTATCCAACAACATTTTTCCTGTCCCCatacaccacaacaaaatggccTAGCCACGCAAACATCGCCACCATGACCCGTACTCTTCTCCTCACCTCTGGTGTTCCTCAAAATTTATAGGTTGAAGCTGCCTTGACTTCTGTTTATATCATTAACCTCCTTCGCACACCCGTTCTTGATTGGGATCTTCTTTATGGTACTCCTCCCTCGTATTCTTCTCTTCGTGTCTTTGGCTGCTCTTGTTTTCCTCATCTTGGTCCCTATGTCTCCAACAAACTCTCTAGTCAAAGTGTCGAGTGTGTCTTTCTTGGTTACAGTCCTCATCATAAAGGCTATTGTTGTCTCAATCCCACCACTGGTCGAGTCTATATCTCCCTTCATATTTTGTTTAACGAAAATCACTTTCCTTTTAAAGAATTGCAGGTACAATCAAACTCTAACACTAGTCCACTGGATTTTGTCTCATTATCTAGCCCAGTTCCTCCGCAGGCCCAACTGCCGAGTCCATTGTCATCCTCATCTAAAACAGGCCCAGTCGAACCCACTCCATCTTCTTCAGTCGCTCCATCCTCGCCTCGTTCCAGAACTAGAGCTTCTTCGCTCTCGCCCCCGACATCCCCGATCTCCAGTCCTGAGTCGTCGACACCTCCCACATCGCCGGTTGTCCATCTGCCATTGTCGGCCCCTCGCCTCCTCAGTCGCCGACGATATCCCGCGTTGCCCCTATTCTTCAGTACAGTCGCCGTCGTCCTCCTCAGCCATTGACAGCGTCCCAGACTCCTGCTTCCGCCTTACCAGATTCTTCTCCTGTCATCCCACCACCGGCCTCCACTTCTCCAGCCTATGCTCCTCCCCAGATTGCATCCCCTCAAATTGCAGTCGCCGAccctcctcctccacctcatACCATGGTCACTAGACTTCGAGATGGTATTGTCCAGCCCCGAACACGCACCGATGGCACTGTCTGATATCCTATTCCTCCGGCTCTCCTCACCTTGGTTGATACGGTTGAACCCTCCTCTTACTCTTAAGCATCTCAGAAACTAGAATGGCGTGCAGCAAAATACAGTGGGTTGTAATTGGGTGTTTCGGGTGAAGCGGAAGTCTGATGGCTCGGTTGAGCGCTACAAGGCTCGTCTCGTAGCCAAGGGATTCCATCAACAGTAAGGTATCGATTATGATGAAACTTCCTGTAATTAAACCTGCTACTATTTGTATTGTATGTGATTACACTTGTTGTGTCTCGGGGTTGGTCCCTTCATCAATTGGATGTCAAGAATGCCTTTCTTCATGGCATTCTCAAGGAAGATGTGTATATGATCCAACTGCCTGGATTGCATTCAATATAGAGGATTAATTTTggacttagagcaactccaacagcttccccatattttaattttcctctactttagggaaaaatgagtctcttttgctccaacagattccctacaACTATCCCTATatttagagaaagtgaggaaagagaaaaccaaattccctgtatttacagcaatctctaaaattttaaggaagaatatggagattttagagattgctgtaaaatagggaatctgttggagtttgagaagaaaaagatgctaaagttttgacttttgcttccctattatacagaaattatagggaagctgttagaGTTGCTCTTAAAATGAATTTTGtcgtgtttttttttaatatttaaggcGTATTTATGCCAAAATTTTCAGTTACGGTAGACAAATATGAAATTGCCGAATaatacacaatttttttttgtctcataTATTTCTAGTTAATTATAACTGTGTGCATCGAATGAGCAAAATTGTTATTGAGGGATATGGATTCTCACTACGTACACTTTTTTTGTCCAAACATGGTAGACACTGTGGAGATCATATATGGTGTCCGAAAATcctgaaatgataaaaaaagtTGATGAACTTGGTTGGACTCCCTTACACTATGCAGCATTCAGTGGGAATGTTGAAGCAATTGGATTGCTGATACAACGCGACAGTTCTGCGGCTTACATCTTAGACAGATATTCCACATATGCTCTTCATGTTGCAGCGTACGCAGGCTGTGTAAAAGTAATTAAAGAGTTGATTCGATTGCGGCCTGCTACTTGTGATCTGCTCAACCACGAAGGCCAAACGGTTGTACATGCTGCAGTTTTGGGTAAAAACCTGAATGTTATCAAGTACATTTTGAAGACGCCTGAGCCAGCAGGACTTGTAAACGAAGCAGACAATGGGGGAAATACTCGTTTGCATCTGGCTGCCTTTCAAGAATATAAGACAATTATGATAGTCTTGGCAATGGACCGCAAAGTTGACAAGACTGCAACAAATAATGACCACTTGAAAGCCATTGATATCTTCCTTGTTGACGATATTGAAATGGTAAGGAACATACATACGCACAGATATAAAGGCATTTTAATGTCATGGATTTATGTAGTTTTCTCTTATGGAGATGATAATTTATTTGCTTTCATTTACCTATTAACCTTGGTACCTCATATATGTTGTAGGAATCCTTTCATACGTATTGGGTCTTGTCCATTTTCGACAGGTCTACCAGTGTGCTAACTTTCCAGCGATATGTGCGCCATGACTTCATGAAATTGGAATCATCTGAGGATGGGAAGGCTACATCCACCACCGCGACCAATGCGAACGATGAATCAGTGGAAGCTTTGTTGGATGTCTCGAAAAGATTTGACACAAATCTAGTAGTTGCCATGCTTATTGCTACTGTCACTTTTTCAGCAGCGTTCACCATTCCCGGGGGATATAATAGCGTTCACCATCCCCCGGGGGATATAACTTGAGTTCAAGCTTTCATCCTATAGATTGGTTCACCATCCAAAGTCGTAAACCAATCTATAGGATGAAAGCTTGAACTCAAGTTAAAGGGAAAATCCAAATCACCTCTATCATAATATTTCTCTGGTATTCAAGCAACAAGGTAGGTTTGTACACTATAATAGTGCCACATACAGTCAATTCAGAGTGATTAAGAAAGGATGAGTAAAAAGGCAACTTAACTATGAAGATAGTTTTATGTGTTGTTCGTGGTTCTCCACTCCACTTCAAAGTCCAAACTGAGTACTAAATCAGCCTATAAAGATAATATGAATACTTTGATAGAATGGTGAGAATTCACTCCAGTGTGCTCTGCAATATTGTTATCCACAAATATATGAATGATAATGCAAGGAAACATTTCAACTACCTATTTGAATACTCTTTCACCACACTTATCACATGTCACAGAGGATAACTTATGCcacacaaaatctaatccaCAGGATACAAAGAACCCAAATAAAGGACATAAAACATCAGAGTTAGAACTCCATCATATAGTAGATTTAGAAAACAAAGACTGCTTCCAAATAATGGAGAAACTACGGAGAGGTGGCAAAAGCATTTGCAACAGAGATTGCAAAATGAACCTTGAACTTTTCACATCAATTTCACAAGCTTCAGCAGATAAAGATACCAAGTTGCTAGGAAAGAGCACAAGTAGTTTTCCAAGTTTGAATGAGAGAATAGAATTTGAGGACAAATTTCAATATTTATACTATTAAAGAAGGTGATTTAGACCATGATTCAAGAAGAGGCCTAAGGATCACCTAACCTGCATAGACTCGGACACTATAACATCAACCGGTGCTGCTCTTAATTGCTCAACTATCTACCATTCCAGCACAAACCTCAAGATGATCATTTTTAATAGTATACAGAACCTAAGATGCCACAAGATTCAAGTTTGTAGAAACATAAAATGTAAAATGGAATTTAAATGTATGATGCAGAGACTCCTTTAGTTTGCAAAATCTAGCATTCTGACATCAATACTGAGATGAACATAGTAAGCTATTCAAGAACCCAAGAGTACTTTCTAGGTTCTTTCCAGTGCTATCATTGGTTGCAAATTGTAAcatccatttttcttttctacgAAAATCAGGGCTGGAGGAGCAAAACCTCAAAGATCTGGTCGTGGTATTAGACCAGAAAAACTTGGTAATGATACCTGGATCAATCATTTCAATTTCTAAAAAAAATGTCTTGGTTGAACAATGGAAGGTGCTCAGAACTTCAAATATGCATGTTCTGATTTGAAATAGATCCGTAATGAGAACAGTGAGTAGATTGGTTACTTGAGTCTTCCCACAATATGTAAGGAGGCCGACTTtgatatgaagaatattttgtATAAGAAAGTAGCTTACTAGCATCTGAGGAAAAATGTTAATCCACACATATccaacaaatccaaatacatATGAATGAACACAAAAGGTAAAAATTCAACTACCAATCGTTATTCAGACATTACTTATTCACCACACTATCATTGTCACATACGATAACTTATGCAGTGAAAAGTATTCCATCCAACATGATACGTAAAGCcaaattatgaaaataaaacATCAGACCTAAATCTCCATCTTCACCTATCTTGCCCATATTCCATACCAAGGAAATGAAACAGCTGCGAGCAAATGTAGAAAAAACTACTGTGTGTGCAAAATTTAGTGATAAGAGTAACTATGGAGAGGTGTCAAAGGCATTTACAAACAAGGCTAGCAAACTGAACCTCGAATTCTCCATCTCCACTTGATCAGCTGCAGCTCACCAGTATATATGTATACCAACTGCTCCACCAACTCCCTCACACACAACTGCTCAATGTTGTGACCACTGAATATCCTTAATATTAATCCCTTCCTTCACCATTTCATAAAGAGGACTCAACTCCCTCAGCTTCTTCACCTGCTGCACCGTAAGCTGCACCGCCCTGTCAATCTCCTCCTCAGTAGTAAACCTCCCAATCCCAAACCTTATCGAAGTGTGCGCCATGTCCTCATCCACCCCCAACGCCCTCAACACATACGACGGCTCCAAACTGGCACTGGTGCAAGCACTCCCACTCGACACCGCCACCTCCTTCAACCCCATCAGCAAGCTCTCCCCCTCCACATAAGCAAACGACAAGTTCAAATTCCCCGGATACCTCCTCTCGGTGCTGCCATTCACCACCACCTCATCCAGCTGCCCCCTAATCCCACTCAGCATCCTCTCCTGCAGCTGACTAATCCTCTTCTGATCATACTCCATCTCCTTCTTCGCAATCTCGCAAGCAGTCCCCATCCCCACAACCAACGGCGTCGGAACCGTCCCGCTCCTTATCCCCCTCTCCTGCCCACCTCCATTCATCTGAGGCTCCACCCGAATCCTCGGCCGCCGCCTCATGTACAATGCCCCAACTCCC encodes the following:
- the LOC133718557 gene encoding ankyrin repeat-containing protein At5g02620-like, with product MVSENPEMIKKVDELGWTPLHYAAFSGNVEAIGLLIQRDSSAAYILDRYSTYALHVAAYAGCVKVIKELIRLRPATCDLLNHEGQTVVHAAVLGKNLNVIKYILKTPEPAGLVNEADNGGNTRLHLAAFQEYKTIMIVLAMDRKVDKTATNNDHLKAIDIFLVDDIEMESFHTYWVLSIFDRSTSVLTFQRYVRHDFMKLESSEDGKATSTTATNANDESVEALLDVSKRFDTNLVVAMLIATVTFSAAFTIPGGYNSVHHPPGDIT